The Thalassolituus oleivorans MIL-1 genome includes the window CGAGTTCGAGTTAAGTCTGAGGGTGGCTCTGATAACTTTCAAGTTAGGTTTGCAGCGGCTAATCGTGAAACGTTAGGGCTTACAGAAAATGAATATTTTGTAAAATTCACGACCAGCAATGACACCGACTGCGTAGGTTTAGGTTACACCCTTAAAAGTACAGAAAGCTTAGTTATTAACTGGAAAAACGGTTACATAATTAATGAAAATGAGCGCATGAATTTTAGCTCGGTAAGTGGCACCACCTTTGTTATTGAAGAAAATAGCAATGACACAATTCTCGGTCTCAATACCGTCAATAATTATAAATTACAGTTGACGCTTGATGCCGAAACTGGATTGATTTCGGGCTCCGAATTTAGCGAGAAAGCCTACGCTTATGCTGGTGATAGTCTCGAGTGTCGTTTATCTATTGATATGACGGGGCTAATCGTCCTATAAATAAAAAGCCGCCATTAACTTAGTTAATGGCGGCTTTTTATTGCCTGTTAGTTCAGTAATAAATTACTTTACTAAGGTCAACCATTCTGGTTTAAACGGTGCTTTACCCGTTACTGTATCGAAGTACATATTTTGTAGCTTCTCAGTCACTGGGCCACGGCTACCAGCGCCGATTACGCGACCATCCAATGATTGAATCGGCAATACTTCTGCGGCAGTACCGGTAAAGAAAGCTTCATCGGCGATATACACTTCATCGCGGGTGATGCGCTTTTCACGTACTTCAATACCCATTGAGCGTGCCATTTCCATAATGGTACGACGGGTAATACCGTCTAAACATGATGTCAGTTCTGGCGTGTACATAACGCCATTACTCATCATAAAGAAGTTTTCACCAGACCCTTCAGCTACGTAGCCTTCGTTATCCAGTAATAGTGCTTCTTCGCAGCCGCTGTCTAATGCTTCACGTAGGGCTAACATGGAGTTCATGTAGTTGCCGTTCGCTTTTGCTTTACACATAGTGATGTTGACATGGTGACGCGTGTAACTAGAAGTACGAATTTTAATACCTTTAGTTTTCGCTTCTTCGCCCATGTACGCCGGCCATTCCCAAGCCGCAACCATCACATGCACTTTTAGATTTTCAGCACGTAAGCCCATACCTTCAGAACCATAAAACGCCATGGGGCGAATATAAGCACTGTTCAGGTTGTTTTCACGCACAGCGGCGCGATGCGCTTCGTTAATTTCTTCTTTGCTATACGGCAGCTTCATATTCAGGATATGGGCCGAGTTAAACAGGCGCTGGGTGTGTTCCTGCAAACGGAAAATTGCTGCACCCTGTGCCGTCTCGTATGCCCGCACACCTTCAAAAACGCCCATGCCGTAATGCAAGGTATGAGTTAATACGTGGACTTTCGCTTCGCGCCAGTCAACCATCTCTCCGTCTAGCCAGATCAGACCATCGCGGTCGGACATGGAAGGTAGCATAAGGACCTCACTCAAAATTCGTAAAATGTTGTTGGCCAGCTGACTCAGATTTTAGATATCAGCCTCTAACCAGAGTTTCCACAGTCGGATTACATCGCTGCGTCGTACATCAAAGCCCAGTCTGGATTGGGTGTCATAGTCCAGTAACAGGGATTGCTTCTGTAATGCACGCCGGTGAGTTTCGGCTCGGTAGGACAGGTAGGTTTCCTGCAGGGTCTGACGATCTTGTGGATTCATCAGGCCAACTTGCGCGAAGGCATCCAACAAACGCATGTTGTCTGTAACAGCCAACAGCGCTGGGTGTTGGTGTGACCACGCCAGTACTCCGTATTGAACCAGAAACTCGATGTCAACAATACCCCCCGCGTCTTGTTTGAGGTGAAATTGCTGGCCGCTCGTATCTTTGGAGCCAAGATTATCCCTCATTTTTTGTCGCATGGCTCGCACTTCTTCGCGCAGGGCAGGGATATTACGCGGTCTTGATAAAATGCCTTCGCGCACTTTTTTTGTTGCCGCGGCCAGTGCGGCTTGTCCGCAGAGTATTCGCGCTCGTACTAAGGCTTGGTGCTCCCATGTCCATGCGTGCTTTTCTTGGTATTCGCTGAAGGCTTTTAACGAGGTAACTATCATGCCGGAGTTACCCGACGGGCGTAGCCTTAGATCAACTTCATATAAGTCACCGGAGCGGGTTTGCGTCGTGAGAATGTGCACCATGCGTTGGCCCATACGGGTATAAAATACGCCGTTATCTAAGCTGCGCTCGCCGTTAGTCGCTTTGCCAGCAATCCCATTGTGAATAAACACTAAATCCAGATCGGAGCTATAACTGATCTCGAGGCCACCTACCTTGCCGTAGCCAAGAATGAGAAACTCAGGCTCAGCAACAGCGTCATTATTGGCATCGGTCGGGTAGCCATATTTATCGACCATTTGCTGCCAAGCTAGATTCATAACCGTTGTCAGTGTGACCTCGGCCAGCCACGTCAGATAATCACTCACCTGCATTAGGGTTAGTGCTTCCATTACCTCACAGGCGGCGGCACGTAATTTGTGGGCACGCACAAATTGCCTGAGCTGCTCCATTTGCTGTTCTAAATCATCAGGATCGATGCGCAATAGGCGCAGGTGCAGCTCTTCGCGCAGTTCAGCAGCTGATGGCAAGCGATATAAGCTAGTAACGTCGAGTAACTCATCTAACAACAGCGGGGTTTGAGTGATGTATTCAGCTACCCAGCTGGAGGCATTACATAAGCGCACAAGTTGCTTCAGTGCCTGTGGATTTTCTTTTAATAACACTAAATAAGCTGTTCGGCGTAGCACCGCTTCCAATAAGGGAATTAACCGCTCTAGTGTTGTTAGTGGTGCTGTTTGCAGCCATAATTTCTGCAGCAGTAGAGGCATTAATTCTTCTAAACGCTCGCGCCCAACTTGCTGCATATTGAGTACGGCGCGGGATTCACGAAAGGTCGAAAGCTTATCTTGTACTTCCTTGGCGTTAGCACAGGGATGCTCAGCTAAAAATTCATCCGCAGCAGCGCCTGTTAATTCACCGTGCCACAAATCTAGCCAGGCATGATTGAGCGCCGACGAGTCTTGCTCACTATCCTCGTCATTAGCGACAATTTGTGCAAAGTGGTGGCTAACATTTTGTCGATGCGTCGATAGCTGCTGCAAGTAGGTTGGCCAATCGCTGCAGTTCATCGCCCAAGCAATACGCGCCTGATCAAGTTCATTTTGTGGCAGCTGTTGGGTTTGTTCGTCGGCTAATGCCTGAATGGCGTGCTCACTGTCACGCAAAAATAAATAGGCACTGCGTAATTGTTCACAGGCTTCAATCGGGAGATAACCTTCGGCAGCAAGGATGTCGAGCACGCGGCATAGTTCGCGTGTTTGTAGTAGCCGGTCTTGGCCGCCACGAATTAATTGGAAGGCTTGTACAATAAATTCGACTTCGCGAATACCACCCGACCCCAGCTTAACGTTGTCTTGTAGACCGCGACGACGCACTTCTGCATTAATCATATCTTTCATCGAACGTAAAGACGCAAACGCGCTGTAATCAACATACACCCGATAGGTAAACGGGCGCAGAATGCTAAGCAATTCTTTGGCGGCGAGGCTAGTTTCACCGTTCATAACGCGCGCCTTCACCATCGCGTAGCGTTCCCAATCTCGACCTTGGCTTTCGTAGTAATTTTCCAGTGAAGTGAAATTCATTACCAACGGGCCGCTTTGACCATAGGGGCGCAGGCGCATGTCGGTGCGAAAGACAAAGCCATCAACCGTGTGTTTATCTAGTGCCTGTATTAATTTTTGTCCAAGCTTAACGAAGTATTCTTGGTTACTAATTACCTTAGGACCAGAGGTATCACCACTGTCGGGGTAAGTAAAAATAAGGTCGATATCCGAACTTAAATTTAATTCGTAAGCGCCAAGTTTACCCATGCCCAACACCAGCATTTGCTGTTCTTCACCACTTTCTTTACTCAGGGGCTTGCCGTGACGCGCAATTAAATCAGTCGCTAAGAAATCGAGGCTGCGACAGACGCATTCATCCGCTAATTCCGATAGGACTCGCGTGGTATCTAAGGTATTTCCTAAGCGCAGTAAGTCGCGCCAAATAATATGCACCATAGCGCGACGACGCAGATGGCGTAGCGCCGCATGCCAGTCGTCATCGGTTTTCGCATCCTGGGAGAATTCATTTAGCCACTGGCGAATATCGCCTCGCTTCAATGGTTGCGACAGGGTGTCGGTACGCAATGCGTGAGCGAAGTATTCACCTTGATGGGGCAATGCATCGACAACATAGTCGCTTAAACACAAGACTTTTTGCAGGCGTTGCTGTTGTTCATGTTCAAGGCTTTGCCAAAGATTGAGCCAATCAAAACCGTGATGTGAGTACGCATCGGCTATGGTTGCTTGAATGTGTTGCCAATGAGCGGAAATTGGGCCGGGAAGCATGGTCTTCTTACCTGAAACGATTAGACCATTACTTTAGCTGCTGAGGCGCTATCTTGGAATGTGGAATACCAAGTTTGAATAATTTAGGTGGTGGCTAACATGTGATAGCCACCACTACGCGATAGCGGGCTTACTTCCGCTTTTGATCCGCGGCTT containing:
- a CDS encoding branched-chain amino acid transaminase — translated: MLPSMSDRDGLIWLDGEMVDWREAKVHVLTHTLHYGMGVFEGVRAYETAQGAAIFRLQEHTQRLFNSAHILNMKLPYSKEEINEAHRAAVRENNLNSAYIRPMAFYGSEGMGLRAENLKVHVMVAAWEWPAYMGEEAKTKGIKIRTSSYTRHHVNITMCKAKANGNYMNSMLALREALDSGCEEALLLDNEGYVAEGSGENFFMMSNGVMYTPELTSCLDGITRRTIMEMARSMGIEVREKRITRDEVYIADEAFFTGTAAEVLPIQSLDGRVIGAGSRGPVTEKLQNMYFDTVTGKAPFKPEWLTLVK
- the glnE gene encoding bifunctional [glutamate--ammonia ligase]-adenylyl-L-tyrosine phosphorylase/[glutamate--ammonia-ligase] adenylyltransferase, with amino-acid sequence MLPGPISAHWQHIQATIADAYSHHGFDWLNLWQSLEHEQQQRLQKVLCLSDYVVDALPHQGEYFAHALRTDTLSQPLKRGDIRQWLNEFSQDAKTDDDWHAALRHLRRRAMVHIIWRDLLRLGNTLDTTRVLSELADECVCRSLDFLATDLIARHGKPLSKESGEEQQMLVLGMGKLGAYELNLSSDIDLIFTYPDSGDTSGPKVISNQEYFVKLGQKLIQALDKHTVDGFVFRTDMRLRPYGQSGPLVMNFTSLENYYESQGRDWERYAMVKARVMNGETSLAAKELLSILRPFTYRVYVDYSAFASLRSMKDMINAEVRRRGLQDNVKLGSGGIREVEFIVQAFQLIRGGQDRLLQTRELCRVLDILAAEGYLPIEACEQLRSAYLFLRDSEHAIQALADEQTQQLPQNELDQARIAWAMNCSDWPTYLQQLSTHRQNVSHHFAQIVANDEDSEQDSSALNHAWLDLWHGELTGAAADEFLAEHPCANAKEVQDKLSTFRESRAVLNMQQVGRERLEELMPLLLQKLWLQTAPLTTLERLIPLLEAVLRRTAYLVLLKENPQALKQLVRLCNASSWVAEYITQTPLLLDELLDVTSLYRLPSAAELREELHLRLLRIDPDDLEQQMEQLRQFVRAHKLRAAACEVMEALTLMQVSDYLTWLAEVTLTTVMNLAWQQMVDKYGYPTDANNDAVAEPEFLILGYGKVGGLEISYSSDLDLVFIHNGIAGKATNGERSLDNGVFYTRMGQRMVHILTTQTRSGDLYEVDLRLRPSGNSGMIVTSLKAFSEYQEKHAWTWEHQALVRARILCGQAALAAATKKVREGILSRPRNIPALREEVRAMRQKMRDNLGSKDTSGQQFHLKQDAGGIVDIEFLVQYGVLAWSHQHPALLAVTDNMRLLDAFAQVGLMNPQDRQTLQETYLSYRAETHRRALQKQSLLLDYDTQSRLGFDVRRSDVIRLWKLWLEADI